From Halichondria panicea chromosome 12, odHalPani1.1, whole genome shotgun sequence, a single genomic window includes:
- the LOC135345127 gene encoding ER membrane protein complex subunit 4-like, which produces MAHFKGRHKWSIDFSDIRRRSERGGGRSDLPSPLGYLDNPPRDDDSAESGDTALITRIGWSVALGPWKQLPLNLFIMWMAGNTISLFPIMMVGMMCVRPVQALMGIKDVYLKLKGDQAILQTIVFVLANLVGIGLGLYKFHSMGLLPTAQSDWLEFMEERQSLEISGGGFALT; this is translated from the exons ATGGCTCACTTCAAAGGTCGTCACAAGTGGAGTATTGACTTCTCAGACATTAGGAG ACGCTCGgagcgtggtggtggccgctCAGACCTCCCGTCCCCTCTTGGTTACCTTGACAACCCGCCAAGAGACGAC GATTCAGCCGAGTCTGGTGACACAGCCCTCATCACTAGG ATTGGTTGGTCTGTGGCGCTGGGTCCGTGGAAGCAGCTTCCCCTAAACCTGTTCATCATGTGGATGGCAGGCAACACCATCTCTCTGTTCCCAATCATGATGGTGGGGATGATGTGTGTGAGACCAGTCCAGGCTCTCATGGGCATCAAGGATG tgtacctgaAGCTGAAGGGAGACCAGGCCATACTGCAGACCATTGTCTTTGTCCTGGCCAACCTCGTGGGTATAGGCCTCGGCCTGTACAAGTTCCACAGCATGGGGCTACTACCAACGgcacaatctgattggctggaaTTTATGGAGGAGCGACAA AGTTTGGAGATCTCGGGAGGAGGATTTGCACTGACTTAA
- the LOC135345125 gene encoding fibropellin-1-like yields MSSLFWTTFILLLTVWCTVPSDAHISCNPQSDTICICPPGFSGDNCTQDIDECMTKDCYGHGTCTNTHGSYNCTCEPGFTGDNCQLNINECGLDSPPYCGVHALCVDTYGSYTCHCLPGYMGEDCEVEIDECELYGCENGVCTDLVNDFSCDCYTGWNGDRCENDIDYCSLDPSIHGPCDDRGAISCNDGNSTYTCTCVVGWTGYDCSVDIDECEIGLCLNGATCMHFLFGYYICICAPGYSGYRCEIDLTPCDPDPCRYDSSCLNEQTFPARYPDGVEGVPLLRTGDYYCDCLPGFSGQDCSNECPSEPCMNGGVCFDTEESFICQCPPGFSGQLCDVDLDFCTPTTCLNGGACVDGIGDLFTCQCVHGFNGARCENDLPFCLFDSCKNNGICVEGLGNSTTCICPEGFSGQLCDVDLDFCTPTTCLNGGMCVDGVGDLFTCQCVHGFNGTRCENDLPFCRFDSCKNNSICVEGLGNLTTCICPEGFSGQDCREDLDFCTELTCRNGGTCVEGLGIVVSCLCPNGTVGEHCDLPDEGMNIIVLIVIIVLAVFGLFFLVCFIATLSCSGYWDRTRRNSYQANKWTLEYQHKRTPVTIAALENTVVHLELDCNYRDTQQYRDNLSQSSFESQTAMVQFSLNRTGSLGSIWSNLVRTPSTRSYRSPFARNPSARQTGGVVRGEGQLGDIEKEELADMLEMGVSTFKPT; encoded by the exons ATGAGCAGTTTATTTTGGACGACCTTCATTCTTCTACTAACTGTGTGGTGTACTGTTCCATCAGACGCACATATCAGCTGCAATCCACAATCTGACACCATCTGTATTTGTCCTCCTGGTTTCTCTGGTGACAACTGTACACAAGATATTGACGAATGCATGACTAAAGACTGTTATGGTCATGGTACTTGTACCAATACTCACGGCTCCTACAACTGCACCTGTGAGCCAGGCTTCACTGGGGATAACTGTCAGCTCAATATCAACGAGTGTGGTCTAGACTCTCCACCTTACTGCGGTGTGCATGCACTATGTGTGGATACATACGGATCCTACACCTGCCATTGCTTGCCTGGCTACATGGGAGAGGACTGCGAAGTGGAGATTGATGAGTGCGAACTCTATGGCTGTGAAAATGGAGTTTGTACTGATTTAGTGAATGATTTTAGTTGCGATTGTTATACTGGTTGGAATGGAGATAGATGTGAAAATGATATTGACTACTGTTCCCTCGATCCTTCCATACATGGACCTTGTGACGATCGAGGTGCCATTAGCTGTAACGATGGCAACAGTACGTACACCTGCACCTGTGTGGTGGGCTGGACTGGTTACGACTGCTCAGTGGATATCGATGAGTGTGAGATCGGTCTTTGCTTAAATGGAGCTACTTGTATGCACTTTCTATTTGGATATTACATATGCATTTGTGCCCCAGGCTACAGTGGATATCGATGTGAAATTGACCTAACTCCTTGTGATCCTGATCCTTGCCGGTACGATAGTTCCTGTCTAAATGAACAAACCTTCCCTGCAAGATACCCTGATGGAGTAGAAGGCGTCCCACTTCTCAGAACTGGTGACTATTATTGTGATTGCTTACCGGGATTCTCTGGCCAAGATTGCTCCAACGAATGTCCTAGTGAGCCTTGCATGAATGGTGGAGTATGTTTTGACACAGAAGAAAGTTTCATCTGTCAATGTCCTCCCGGATTCAGTGGCCAACTTTGTGATGTTGATCTCGACTTCTGCACGCCAACTACCTGTCTAAATGGTGGTGCGTGTGTGGATGGTATTGGGGACTTGTTTACTTGtcaatgtgtgcatggtttCAACGGGGCCAGGTGTGAGAACGACCTTCCATTTTGTCTCTTCGACTCTTGCAAAAATAACGGTATATGTGTTGAAGGTTTGGGTAATTCAACGACGTGTATTTGCCCTGAGGGATTCAGTGGTCAACTTTGTGATGTTGATCTCGACTTCTGCACGCCAACTACCTGTCTAAAtggtggtatgtgtgtggatggtgttGGGGACTTGTTTACTTGtcaatgtgtgcatggtttCAACGGGACCAGGTGTGAGAACGACCTTCCATTTTGTCGCTTCGACTCTTGCAAAAATAACAGTATATGTGTTGAAGGTTTGGGTAATTTAACGACGTGTATTTGCCCTGAGGGATTCAGTGGTCAAGATTGCAGAGAAGACTTAGACTTTTGCACTGAGTTGACTTGTCGCAACGGTGGTACCTGTGTGGAAGGACTTGGAATTGTTGTGTCTTGTCTCTGTCCCAATGGAACAGTGGGAGAGCACT GTGATCTGCCTGATGAAGGGATGAACATTATTGTACTGATAGTGATCATAGTGCTGGCTGTATTCGGACTCTTCTTCCTGGTCTGTTTTATAGCAACACTTAGTTGCAGTGGATACTGGGACAGGACAAGAAGAAACT CCTATCAAGCGAATAAGTGGACGTTAGAATACCAGCATAAACGAACTCCAGTAACCATAGCAGCCCTGGAAAACACTGTCGTGCACCTTGAACTAGACTGTAACTATCGTGATACACAACAGTACAGGGACAACCTGAGTCAAAGCAGCTTCGAGTCTCAGACAGCCATGGTGCAATTCTCACTCAACAGAACTGGCAGTTTGGGCAGCATTTGGAGCAATCTAGTGCGGACACCTTCGACAAGAAGCTATCGGTCCCCTTTCGCCAGGAATCCTTCCGCTAGACAAACTGGAGGTGTGGTCAGAGGGGAGGGACAGCTGGGCGATATTGAGAAGGAGGAACTGGCAGATATGCTGGAGATGGGAGTGTCCACCTTCAAGCCAACATAG
- the LOC135345143 gene encoding actin-related protein 5-like, producing the protein MALQDETNPSLYRLLDAPPTPDPYYTDDYTAQHKGSRKTIVIDNGSWQCRAGWADEEEPRLVFRNVIARTRGKKGEADTTLIGNDITNVEAMRSTLRSQFDHNLVTNFTLQEQIFDYCFSHLGLSGERKINHPVLITEPLCNPAYCRSHMTELLFEGYGVPAVTYGVDALFSAHHNLGVVEDAMIVSVGHQTVHLLPVLAGHPDLAHCKRVNVGGLHTASYLHRLLALKYPALQTHITLSRVQEVLSQHCSVSLDYPGDLRTWAAGKCQDGYKVIQLPFSQVNVPSAMDSVAKQQRDVQRRQRAREQLLRVNQRKKEEKIAEQTSRLTALTQQLEAQSTFDPEEYQLMLEDIGFTTVEELRKEVASVRGSVEAEQEKLASVVKSLSGGGGVAGGGVASGGVEEEEEVSEEWLDSLRERKKELLDTRRVRQLKKQDLGKRRSAASQKRMRIISLLGAEESNKKKSKQQKVGEDTFGMDDDDWNVYRTISKDADESTEEREDTELQEIGKVLEKHDPSTVGLKGGLVRPVMDVASYYQLALGVERLRAPEVLFQPSILGIDQSGLSDCLEYMLNYYPQDLQQRLAQNVFVTGGAAQFHNFDSRVEADLCSVRPFQSHLRVVSAGDKLLDAWRGGASWSCDPRNKGSFVSREEYLEKGAEHFKEHSYSNIKTLV; encoded by the exons ATGGCTCTCCAAG ACGAGACTAACCCCAGCCTGTATCGTCTCCTGGACGCCCCTCCCACTCCCGACCCATACTACACAGATGACTACACTGCTCAGCACAAGGGATCCCGAAAAACCATCGTTATTGACAACG GCAGCTGGCAGTGTCGGGCAGGATGGGCCGATGAGGAAGAACCTCGACTGGTGTTCAGAAATGTCATCGCTAGAACAAGAGGGAAGAAG ggtGAAGCTGACACCACACTGATAGGCAATGACATCACTAACGTTGAGGCCATGAGGTCCACTCTCCGCAGCCAGTTTGATCACAACCTAGTGACCAACTTCACCCTTCAAGAGCAGATCTTCGACTATTGCTTCAGCCATCTTGGACTGTCTGGAGAGAGGAAGATCAACCATCCAGTGTTGATCACAGAACCTCTCTGTAACCCAGCCTACTGTAG GAGTCACATGACAGAGTTGCTCTTTGAGGGCTATGGTGTACCTGCCGTTACGTACGGGGTGGATGCTCTATTTAGTGCCCACCACAACCTGGGTGTGGTCGAGGACGCTATGATAGTGAGTGTGGGTCACCAGACGGTCCACCTCCTCCCAGTACTAGCAGGACACCCAGATCTAGCACATTGTAAGAG AGTGAATGTGGGGGGTCTCCACACGGCCAGCTACCTCCATCGTCTCCTAGCACTCAAGTACCCGGCCCTACAGACTCACATCACTCTGTCTCGTGTACAGGAGGTGCTCTCTCAGCATTGCTCTGTATCCCTCGATTACCCGGGGGACCTGCGGACTTGGGCAGCCGGGAAATGTCAGGATGGGTACAAGGTTATACAGCTGCCTTTCAGTCAG GTAAATGTTCCCTCGGCCATGGACAGTGTTGCTAAGCAACAGCGGGACGTACAGAGGCGCCAAAGAGCGAGAGAGCAATTGCTACGAGTCAATCAGAGAAAAAAAGAGGAGAAAATTGCCGAACAGACGTCTAGGCTTACAGCGCTGACTCAGCAGCTTGAAGCACAatcgacctttgaccccgaGGAGTACCAATTAATGTTGGAAGATATTGGGTTCACTACAGTCGAGGAATTACGTAAAGAAGTGGCCAGTGTGCGAGGGAGTGTGGAGGCAGAGCAAGAGAAACTAGCCAGTGTTGTCAAGAGCCTGTCAGGTGGTGGGGGCGTGGcaggtgggggtgtggccagtGGAGGTgtagaggaggaggaggaggtcTCAGAGGAATGGCTGGACAGCCTCAGAGAGAGGAAGAAG GAGTTGCTGGATACTCGTCGAGTAAGGCAACTGAAGAAGCAAGATCTTGGCAAGCGTCGCAGTGCTGCCTCTCAGAAGAGAATGAGAATCATCTCTCTACTGGGAGCAGAGGAGAGTAACAAAAAGAAGTCAAAGCAACAGAAGGTGGGAGAGGACACCTTCGGAATGGACGACGATGATTGGAATGTCTACAGGACAATT AGCAAGGATGCTGATGAAAGCACTGAGGAGAGGGAAGATACTGAACTACAAGAGATTGGTAAAGTGCTAGAGAAGCACGATCCCTCCACTGTAGG GCTAAAGGGTGGTCTGGTACGCCCTGTGATGGACGTGGCTAGTTACTACCAGCTGGCTCTGGGTGTAGAGAGATTGAGAGCGCCTGAGGTGTTATTCCAGCCATCTATTTTGGGCATTGATCAGAGTGGACTGTCTGACTGTCTCGAGTATATGTTGAACTACTACCCTCAAGACCTCCAGCAGAGACTAGCCCAG aatgTGTTTGTGACTGGAGGGGCTGCCCAGTTCCACAACTTTGACTCTCGAGTGGAGGCTGACCTTTGCTCTGTCCGGCCGTTTCAGTCACACCTCCGAGTGGTCTCAGCCGGAGACAAATTGTTGGACGCATGGAGGGGCGGGGCCTCCTGGTCATGTGACCCTCGTAACAAGGGCAGCTTTGTGAGTCGAGAGGAGTACTTGGAAAAGGGTGCAGAACACTTCAAAGAACACTCATATTCAAACATTAAAACTCTAGTATAG
- the LOC135345141 gene encoding uncharacterized protein LOC135345141 — MSDYLTIADLGDLYIATFDARIRWRNFLLVLKISSDTIDSIGTKWRDNPDDCYREGLKEWLKGGERSWEDVIKALSSPIVGHVHIARTIEKDHLQSTDASNPTDVKSEVDQNRQNINEALTIFLDEPLGSGAFGAVFKGSYRGDPCAIKLLHQVAMEMQTNLPATKIEEANNAIDRERDFLKSFQHPNVVKFLSTAKHPKSRGTILVVELMDCCLRSYFSGLDEESLTSECEISLSKDIACGLAYIHSKQIIHRDLCGDNVLLKHTRPVPVAKISDFGMSRLYDSSKLSSTLTAIGHRRGYLPPEAFRLEEENYDSSLDVYSFGVILAQIVCKLETIKSAKDRSFRVAQIPRTHKLRKLIDSCLQEDMRRRPSARDIYASLTGDLYIVEATKSESKDTQPVKKGPPPRELIPPLTLKWRRGKDMPIKMGTSVQSVVIGDTVYVGGGHAVDDRDMCTVMKLEQDQWTKLPKYIAMWFAMTLLANRLVLVGGRDPRNHKPTNQLAVFESGKWTHPYPPMKIARDSSTAVSFNNHIIVAGGYDDKNKRISSVEVLDISRRWYIAQSLPNTRTVLKSTVIGNTLYLVGGVDHTRITKTVHNVDLNELIARALSNLDSRSPTLWQTLPEVPLVRSAPLSIGRSLLAVGGWDDRLNPSSSIHLYQPDTRRWVKVGDLPTARYDCTCSVLPSGEVIVAGGQLKAHSNYVQTVDLSL; from the exons atgtctgactatctcacaatagcagatctaggagatttatacatagctacgtttgatgctcgaatcaGGTGGCGAAACTTCTTGTTGGTTCTTAAAATATCCTCAGATACTATCGACAGCATTGGTACAAAATGGAGAGacaatcctgatgactgctatcgtgagggtttaaaagaatggctgaaaggtGGGGAGAGAAGCTGGGAAGATGTTATCAAAGCTTTGTCTAGTCCTATTGTGGGCCACGTTCACATAGCTAGGaccatcgagaaagatcatctacagtctactgatgcaagcaatcctactgatgtgaagtcagagg TTGACCAAAATCGCCAGAATATCAATGAAGCTTTGACCATTTTCCTAGACGAGCCACTCGGTAgtggtgcatttggagcagtcttcaaaggcagttACAGAGGCGATCCTTGTGCTATCAAATTACTACATCAGGTCGCTATGGAGATGCAAACAAATCTTCCCGCCACCAAAATTGAAGAAGCTAACAATGCAATTGATCGTGAGCGTGATTTTCTCAAGTCTTTCCAGCACCCAAATGTTGTTAAGTTTTTGTCGACCGCTAAGCACCCTAAATCAAGAGGTACgatcctcgttgttgagctaATGGATTGTTgtctgagatcctatttctccggccttgatgaagagtccctcactagcgaatgtgaaattagcctctccaaagatatagcttgtggtctggcttacattcacagcaagcagattatccaccgtgacctctgtggcgataaTGTCTTGCTGAAGCATACACGACCAGTGCCTGTCGCAAAGATTTCCGACTTTGGTatgtcacggctatacgatTCCTCCAAGCTTAGCTCCACTCTCACAGCCATCGGTCACCGTAGGGGGTATCTACCTCCCGAGGCCTTTCGATTGGAAGAGGAGAATTACGATAGTAGCCTGGATGTGTATTCCTTTGGGGTGATTTTGGCACAGATTGTTTGCAAGTTGGAGACAATCAAATCTGCCAAGGACCGATCATTCCGTGTTGCCCAGATCCCTCGCACACACAagttgaggaagcttatcgacagttgtttgcaagaagacatgaggaggagaccatctgccagggacatct ATGCTTCACTGACAGGAGACTTGTACatagtggaggcaacaaagagtgaatcaaaggacactcaaccagtcaagaag ggtccccctcccagagagttgatacctccactcactctgaaatggagaagaggaaaggacatgccaatcaagatgggcacctcagtacagagtgttgttatcggtgacacagtgtatgttggtggagggcATGCAGTCGATGATCGtgacatgtgtacagttatgaagctcgagcaagatcaatggaccaaactaccaaaGTACATTGCCATGTGGTTTGCTATGACAttactcgctaatcgactagtgctggtgggaggacgtGATCCAAGAAACCACAAACCAACAAATCAGCTTGCAGTATTTGAGTCAGGgaaatggactcacccgtacccaccaatgaagaTTGCTCGtgattcctcaacagctgtctccttcaacaaccacatcattgtagctggtgggtaTGATGATAAAAACAAGCgtatctcctctgtggaggtgttggacatatcaagaagatggtacattgctcagtcactacctaacacACGAACAGTACTGAAATCAACTGTCATTGGAAATACCCTTTATCTAGTGGGAGGGGTGGATCACACTAGGataaccaagacagtgcacaacgtcgacctcaatgaactcattgcaagggccctttccaacctggacTCACGgtcacccactctctggcagaccttaccggaagtaccactcgtgaggtcagctcctctcagtattgggaggtcactattagccgttggtggatgGGACGACAGACtcaacccaagttcatcgatccacctctaccagcctgacaccaggaggtgggtgaaagtgggagacctgcctactgcacgatatgactgcacatgctcagtacttcctagtggagaggtgaTTGTAGCCGGAGGGCAGCTAAAAGCACATTCTAATTATGTCCAAACTGTAGACTTATCTCTATAA
- the LOC135345126 gene encoding DENN domain-containing protein 11-like has translation MASRDEARIPLLAGTDEYEASQELLEDIQVEYAMRTPPREVSGEHLTTGGGDIKRRKHYSGSEMIVAVFVVAFDTKKGNLVEWRYPEEVLLSGVEFKSMASGLHNMQKDFIYFKQNQLFGLSCYVKIPVANQEERGARMKCVGLLAVGYSNLHLHMDFLQRQARILVETPGSYGSLEEYFRHYRSPAQVPHPLTGPEATNSVEACHPSGCFTTYLQFFGASIFVLWKLALLKKKIIFFSPPPVGALCHRVYCTCLLTSHVLPNDLNTECNPQFYVNVADIDAMTTMDSYVACTTEKIFQIKTQLYDVFVDGERVTSNQERMDPLLRVNQCDEQRYEHLNHLRSNQRIASGRRSRNDELGFAEFFQELNCQMFRTVMDAASSEDHVLTMEMVESVGLDPLKDRQFLTELASVYDLNMTVQRSTSFDLLTCCM, from the exons ATGGCGAGTAGAGACGAGGCAAGAATTCCGCTGCTAGCTGGCACTGATGAATATGAAGCTTCACAAGAACTACTGGAGGACATTCAAGTAGAGTATGCCATGAGGACGCCTCCCCGGGAAGTGAGCGGGGAGCACCTGACCACTGGAGGGGGGGATATAAAGAGGAGAAAGCATTACTCTGGCAGCGAGATGATAGTGGCTGTGTTTGTGGTAGCTTTCGACACTAAGAAAG GAAATCTGGTGGAGTGGCGCTATCCTGAAGAGGTTCTACTTTCGGGAGTTGAGTTCAAGTCCATGGCCAGTGGTCTACACAACATGCAGAAGGACTTCAT CTACTTCAAGCAGAACCAGTTGTTCGGTCTCAGCTGCTATGTGAAGATCCCGGTGGCCAACCAGGAGGAGAGGGGAGCCAGAATGAAGTGTGTTGGTCTCTTGGCAGTCGGCTACTCCAACCTTCACCTGCACATGGACTTCCTTCAAAGACAGGCCAG GATACTGGTTGAGACTCCTGGCAGCTATGGGTCATTGGAGGAGTACTTTAGACACTACCGCTCTCCTGCACaagtaccacacccactaacagGCCCTGAGGCCACCAACTCAGTGGAG GCCTGTCATCCTTCTGGTTGCTTCACTACCTACTTGCAGTTCTTTGGTGCCTCCATCTTCGTTCTGTGGAAACTGGCACTTCTCAAGAAGAAGATCATATTCTTCTCACCACCTCCAGTTGGGGCTCTCTGTCACAGAG tgtactgTACGTGTCTACTGACCTCCCACGTCCTCCCTAACGACCTCAACACAGAGTGCAACCCTCAGTTCTACGTCAACGTGGCTGACATCGATGCCATGACAACCATGGACTCGTACGTGGCCTGTACAACTGAGAAGATATTCCAAATCAAGACCCAGCTATACGATGTGTTTGTGGATGGTGAGAGAGTGACCAGTAATCAGGAGAGGATGGACCCACTGCTCAGGGTCAACCAGTGCGATGAGCAGAGATATGAGCACTTGAACCATCTGAG GTCGAACCAAAGGATAGCCTCAGGTCGGAGGAGTAGAAATGATGAGCTGGGATTTGCTGA gTTCTTCCAGGAGCTCAACTGTCAGATGTTTCGTACGGTGATGGATGCAGCGAGCAGTGAGGACCATGTGCTCACCATGGAGATGGTGGAGAGTGTGGGACTGGACCCTCTCAAAGACAGACAGTTTCTGactgagctagctagtgtGTACGACCTCAACATGACTGTACAGAGGTCCACTAGTTTTGACCTGCTCACTTGTTGCATGTAG